In a single window of the Chiloscyllium punctatum isolate Juve2018m chromosome 25, sChiPun1.3, whole genome shotgun sequence genome:
- the sox3 gene encoding transcription factor Sox-3 produces MYSMMETDLKPAVSQSNTGAVGSSAPGNNNKNPGANPDRVKRPMNAFMVWSRGQRRKMAQENPKMHNSEISKRLGADWKLLSDAEKRPFIDEAKRLRALHMKEHPDYKYRPRRKTKTLIKKDKYSLPGGLLSPGAVPVNNSVGASQRMESYSHMNGWANGTYPLMQDQLAYSQHPGINSPQIPQMHRYEMASLQYSPMMSSAQNYMNAASTYSMSPAYGQQNTISSMVKTEPTTPPPLTSHSRGACLGDLRDMISMYLPPGGDAGDPSAQSSRLHSVHQHYQNSAIPGTGLRQSTFLHGRDSF; encoded by the exons ATGTACAGCATGATGGAAACCGATCTGAAGCCGGCTGTTTCCCAGTCCAACACGGGGGCGGTCGGCAGCTCCGCTCCAGGGAACAACAACAAGAATCCGGGAGCGAACCCAGACCGCGTGAAAAGGCCCATGAACGCCTTCATGGTGTGGTCCCGGGGCCAGAGGAGAAAGATGGCACAAGAAAATCCCAAGATGCACAACTCGGAGATCAGCAAGAGACTAGGGGCCGACTGGAAACTTCTGTCGGATGCTGAGAAGCGGCCGTTCATTGACGAAGCCAAGAGGCTCCGAGCTTTGCACATGAAGGAACATCCGGATTACAAATACCGACCGCGGCGGAAAACCAAAACCCTCATCAAAAAGGACAAATACTCCCTCCCTGGCGGGCTGCTCTCTCCGGGAGCAGTGCCAGTCAACAACAGCGTGGGAGCGAGTCAGAGAATGGAGAGTTACTCTCACATGAACGGCTGGGCCAACGGGACTTACCCGCTCATGCAGGATCAGTTAGCCTACTCCCAACATCCAGGGATCAACAGCCCCCAGATCCCGCAGATGCACCGCTATGAGATGGCCAGCCTGCAGTACAGCCCTATGATGTCCAGCGCCCAGAATTACATGAACGCCGCTTCCACCTACAGCATGTCCCCGGCTTATGGGCAGCAGAATACAATCAGCTCCATGGTGAAAACAGAGCCAACCACACCACCCCCGCTCACCTCCCACTCCCGGGGAGCTTGCCTGGGAGATCTCCGGGACATGATTAGTATGTATCTCCCTCCAGGAGGAGATGCTGGCGACCCGTCCGCCCAGAGCAGCAGACTGCACAGTGTTCACCAACACTATCAGAATTCAGCTATACCCGGCACAGGG TTGAGACAATCAACGTTTCTACACGGGCGAGACTCCTTTTAG